A genomic stretch from Penicillium digitatum chromosome 4, complete sequence includes:
- a CDS encoding Heat shock protein, with translation MADSEVYDGAVGIDLGTTYSCVANYEGTNVEIIANDQGSYTTPSFVSFTDKERLIGDAAKNQAAMNPANTVFDIKRLIGRRFEDPIVKKDVESWPFKVIDQGGNPVVQVEYLNETKVFSPQEISSMVLMKMKEVAEIKLGKKVEKAVITVPAYFNDNQRQATKDAGAIAGLNVLRIINEPTAAAIAYGLGAGKSEKERNVLIYDLGGGTFDVSLLNIQGGVFTVKATAGDTHLGGQDFDTNLLEHFKKEFQRKTGKDLSGDARALRRLRTACERAKRTLSNATQTTVEIDSLFDGEDLNSSITRARFEDLNAKAFSGTLDPVQQVLKDSGIAKNKVDEIVLVGGSTRIPRIQKLLSDFFDGKKLEKSINPDEAVAYGAAVQAGILSGKATSAETADLLLLDVVPLSLGVAMEGNIFAPVVNRGQTVPTIKKRTFTTVVDNQSTVQFPVYQGERTNCADNTSLGEFTLAPLPPMRAGEAALECVFEVDVNGILKVTATEKTSGRTANITISNAVGKLSSSEIDQMVNDAAKFKTSDEAFTKRFESRQQLESYISRVEEIVSDPGMSMKLKRGNKERIESALSDAMAQLEIEDSTPEDLKKKELALKRLITKAMATR, from the exons ATGGCTGATTCTGAGGTTTACGACGGTGCCGTCGGCATCGATCTTG GCACTACCTACTCTTGCGTTGCCAACTACGAGGGTACCAATGTCGAGATCA TTGCCAACGACCAGGGTAGCTACACTACCCCCTCCTTCGTCTCTTTCACCGACAAGGAGCGTCTGATTGGTGACGCCGCCAAGAACCAGGCCGCCATGAACCCTGCCAACACCGTCTTCGATATCAA GCGTCTGATCGGTCGCCGCTTCGAGGACCCCATCGTCAAGAAGGATGTTGAGTCCTGGCCCTTCAAGGTCATTGACCAGGGTGGCAACCCCGTTGTCCAGGTTGAGTACCTGAACGAAACTAAGGTCTTCTCTCCCCAGGAGATCTCCTCCATGGTCCTCATGAAG ATGAAAGAggtcgccgagatcaagcTCGGCAAGAAGGTTGAGAAGGCTGTCATCACCGTGCCCGCCTACTTCAACGACAACCAGCGTCAGGCTACCAAGGATGCCGGTGCCATCGCTGGCCTGAATGTTCTCCGTATTATCAACGAGCCTACTGCTGCTGCTATTGCCTACGGTCTCGGCGCCGGCAAGTCTGAGAAGGAGCGCAACGTCCTCATCTACgatctcggtggtggtaccTTCGATGTGTCCCTGCTGAACATCCAAGGTGGTGTCTTCACCGTCAAGGCCACCGCTGGTGATACTCACCTTGGTGGTCAGGATTTCGACACCAACCTCCTTGAGCACTTCAAGAAGGAGTTCCAGCGCAAGACTGGCAAGGATCTTTCCGGTGATGCTCGTGCTCTCCGTCGTCTCCGCACTGCTTGCGAGCGTGCTAAGCGTACTCTGTCCAACGCTACCCAGACCACCGTCGAGATTGACTCTCTCTTCGATGGTGAGGACCTCAACTCCTCCATCACCCGTGCCCGTTTCGAGGATCTTAACGCCAAGGCCTTCTCTGGCACCCTCGACCCCGTCCAGCAGGTTCTCAAGGACTCTGGCATCGCTAAGAACAAGGTTGACGAGATCGTCCTTGTTGGTGGCTCCACCCGTATTCCTCGTATCCAGAAGCTTCTGAGCGACTTCTTCGATGGCAAGAAGCTCGAGAAG AGCATCAACCCCGACGAGGCTGTTGCTTACGGTGCGGCCGTTCAGGCCGGTATCCTCTCCGGCAAAGCCACCTCGGCCGAGACCGCCGACCTGCTGCTTCTTGACGTTGTTCCTCTTTCCCTTGGTGTTGCCATGGAGGGCAACATCTTCGCCCCCGTTGTCAACCGTGGCCAGACTGTTCCCACTATCAAGAAGCGCACCTTCACCACTGTTGTCGACAACCAGAGCACTGTCCAGTTCCCCGTCTACCAGGGTGAGCGTACCAACTGTGCTGACAACACCTCCCTGGGCGAGTTCACTCTTGCTCCCCTTCCTCCCATGCGCGCCGGTGAAGCCGCTCTTGAGTGTGTTTTCGAGGTTGACGTCAACGGTATCCTGAAGGTCACCGCCACCGAGAAGACCTCTGGCCGTACTGCCAACATCACTATCTCCAACGCTGTTGGCAAGCTTTCCAGCTCCGAGATCGACCAGATGGTCAACG ATGCTGCCAAGTTTAAGACCAGTGATGAGGCTTTCACCAAGCGCTTCGAGTCTCGCCAGCAGCTTGAGTCTTACATCTCCCGTGTTGAGGAGATTGTCTCCGACCCTGGAATGTCCATGAAGCTCAAGCGCGGCAACAAGGAGCGCATTGAGTCCGCTCTCAGCGACGCCATGGCCCAGCTCGAGATTGAGGACTCTACCCCCGAGGACctcaagaagaaggagcttGCTCTCAAGCGTCTGATCACCAAGGCTATGGCCACACGGTAA
- a CDS encoding polyketide synthase, whose translation MLRLRSLLRSPHARSSLFSPTHGRSNFSTPENVRHVRFRRPWIRSFISKCLLYGTAFHLWSTFVLVRFDDDSDDTNLPLVANSDETAPRQISLGSGEISGKEVENEGALFIPLAWSRLQQGELYTTSDPEWQEFVKLSKDRKKLQKLRDELATIVLDNAGTQMSQILGEPLSLTGFWLVHQFPNRAPPGYVRSGVEIKNDSISWVAKPMDPEIGDRLQTFMKPVHVALAIRDAYLVLLLRQLNRFRKPTGEPLDAIDLLKDSSSAPGDQRRNWIDRKDQSELQPPLTDGLKENMPPNTENSNYHPSSLISLLQRLPLPDLGPGSDLHLASQAFKLRLNHERAQTLGSARRGAFFIAGPVGLKGPNGFCRFEVRGEYDPAKREWRTVEMTLKDLNMRRQKALGN comes from the exons ATGCTCAGGCTCAGGTCTCTGCTTCGAAGTCCTCACGCACGCTCGTCTCTCTTCAGTCCTACACATGGTCGTTCAAACTTCTCAACCCCAGAAAATGTGCGACATGTGAGGTTTAGACGGCCTTGGATTAG GTCGTTCATATCAAAATGTCTTCTGTACGGCACAGCATTCCACCTTTGGAGCACATTCGTGTTAGTGCGATTTGACGATGATAGCGACGATACCAATCTACCTCTTGTGGCCAATTCTGATGAGACGGCCCCACGTCAAATCTCCTTGGGAAGTGGCGAAATTTCCGGGAAAGAGGTCGAAAACGAGGGGGCGCTGTTTATACCGCTTGCCTGGTCTCGATTGCAACAAGGCGAGCTATACACCACATCAGATCCAGAGTGGCAAGAATTTGTGAAGTTATCCAAGGATCGGAAGAAGCTTCAGAAGCTTAGGG ATGAACTCGCCACAATTGTGCTAGATAATGCGGGAACACAGATGTCACAGATACTTGGGGAGCCTCTTTCTCTTACGGGATTCTGGCTTGTTCATCAATTCCCGAACCGCGCCCCCCCTGGATATGTGCGATCGGG GGTAGAGATTAAAAACGACAGCATATCATGGGTCGCAAAGCCGATGGACCCCGAGATAGGTGACAGGTTACAGACCTTCATGAAACCAGTTCATGTTGCGTTGGCAATCAGAGACGCGTATCTGGTACTACTACTAAGGCAATTGAATCGTTTCAGAAAACCTACTGGGGAGCCATTGGATGCAATCGATTTATTGAAAGATTCCTCTTCTGCGCCTGGTGACCAGAGGAGGAACTGGATTGACCGAAAAGATCAATCTGAGCTGCAACCACCCCTAACCGACGGACTCAAAGAAAACATGCCGCCTAATACTGAGAATTCCAACTACCACCCATCCTCCCTCATATCCTTACTACAGCGGTTACCACTTCCTGACCTCGGCCCGGGTTCGGATCTGCACTTGGCATCACAGGCATTCAAATTACGATTGAACCACGAACGGGCCCAGACACTAGGGTCTGCTCGCCGCGGAGCTTTCTTTATCGCGGGTCCAGTTGGGTTGAAGGGACCTAATGGGTTTTGTCGATTTGAGGTGAGAGGCGAGTATGATCCAGCCAAACGCGAATGGAGAACGGTGGAAATGACGCTCAAGGATCTAAACATGAGGAGACAAAAGGCTTTGGGAAATTGA
- a CDS encoding Peptidyl-prolyl cis-trans isomerase H, with product MAEPNPVVFFDIALGGESLGRVKMELFANVTPRTAENFRQFCTGESKNSKGQPQGYKGSKFHRVIKDFMIQGGDFINGDGTGSCTIYGTLKFADENFTLTHDRAGLLSMANSGPNTNGCQFFITTTATPFLNNKHVVFGQVIDGIDIVKMLEHTRTTKDRPNQDVTIVQCGEM from the exons ATGGCTGAACCTAATCCAGTGGTTTTCTTTGATATTGCACTTGGAG GCGAGTCCCTAGGTCGAGTGAAGATGGAGTTGTTCGCCAATGTCACTCCGCGAACCGCGGAGAATTTCCGCCAATTTTGCACTGGCGAGAGCAAGAATTCCAAGGGACAGCCCCAGGGTTATAAGGGAAGCAAATTTCATCGAGTG ATCAAAGATTTCATGATACAGGGTGGAGATTTCATTAATGGCGATGGGACTGGGTCATGCACCATCTACGGCACCTTGAAATTTGCTGATGAAAATTTCACTCTCACACATGACCGTGCCGGTTTATTAAGCATGGCT AATTCGGGTCCAAACACCAATGGTTGCCAATTCTTCATAACAACCACGGCCACACCATTCTTGAACAACAAGCATGTGGTCTTTGGCCAGGTGATTGATGGGATAGATATTGTCAAAATGCTGGAACACACCCGTACCACTAAAGACAGGCCCAACCAAGATGTTACTATCGTGCAATGTGGAGAGATGTGA
- a CDS encoding Cyclin-dependent kinase, regulatory subunit: MITLRNPRALTRAPSVYVSVVAPCDSHSTTLHSERSSYFTISMDIDPARRNKKPRLLLETEREKLDEFVDSIHYSARYNDDKFEYRHVQLPKNMLKKIPTDYFDSSKGTLKLLWEEEWRALGITQSLGWEHYEVHEPEPHILLFKRPLNYQPPLQQ; the protein is encoded by the exons ATG ATCACATTACGCAACCCTAGGGCCCTTACAAGAGCCCCGTCAGTGTACGTTTCAGTTGTCGCTCCATGCGATAGTCATTCAACCACATTACATT CTGAAAGATCTTCTTATTTCACTATCTCAATGGACATCGACCCAGCGAGGCGCAACAAGAAGCCCCGTCTCCTCTTGGAGACGGAGCGCGAGAAGCTTGATGAATTTGTGGACTCAATCCACTACTCAGCAAG ATACAACGATGACAAATTCGAATATCGCCATGTGCAGCTCCCAAAGAACATGCTCAAAAAAATCCCCACAGACTACTTCGACAGCTCCAAGGGGACTTTGAAATTGCTTTGGGAGGAGGAATGGCGAGCTCTGGGTATTACACAA AGCTTGGGGTGGGAGCATTACGAGGTGCATGAACCTGAACCTCATATTTTATTGTTCAA GCGCCCTCTTAACTACCAACCCCCTCTGCAACAATAA
- a CDS encoding Alanyl-tRNA synthetase, putative, whose protein sequence is MTSLGSEWTAQRVRDTFLDYFKQNGHTFVPSSPVAPLSDPTLLFTNAGMNQFKSIFLGTVDASSDFGKMKRATNSQKCLRAGGKHNDLDDVGKDSYHHTFFEMLGNWSFGDYFKKEAITYSWTLLTEVYGLDPDRLYVTYFEGNEAGGLEPDLEAKELWKSVGVPESHILPGNMKDNFWEMGDQGPCGPCSEVHYDRIGGRNAAHLVNEDDPNVLEIWNNVFIQYNREADSSLRSLPNKHVDTGMGFERLVSILQDKPSNYDTDVFTPIFQAIQNTTGAREYRGHFGADDSDGIDTAYRVVADHVRTLMFAISDGVIPNNEGRGYVIRRVLRRGARYARKYFQVEIGNFFAKLVPTVVDQLGEMFPELKRKQQDVIEILDEEELSFAKTLDRGERQFEQYAQQAKIKDTDMLHGADVWRLYDTFGFPVDLTRIMAEERGLRIDDVEFEEARLKAKEASKGQKKAAENTVKLDVHDLGKLEKMNDVQKTDDSPKFGRGNITSHVKAIYHGKTFHNSTDDVPDGAQLGVILDCTNFYAEQGGQENDTGKIIIDGQAELEVGDVQSYAGYVLHTGFMKYGSFAVGDSVICEYDELRRWPIRNNHTGTHILNFALKEILGDGVDQKGSLVSAEKLRFDFSHKSAISDAELEKIETKATDYIRQNCAVYSQELPLATAQQISGVRAVFGETYPDPVRVVSVGVELEEILQNVKDPRWQEVSIEFCGGTHVQKTGDIKDLVILEENGIAKGIRRIIAVTGEEAHEVQRAAEEFGHRLDRLNALPLGPEKEQEAKQVQVDLNQLAISAVQKAKFRERFAKINKQVLDGQKAQQKLESKKAVDTITSYFDAPENQDKSWLVVQLPISANAKAVSESLNHVKSKMQGKSVYLLAADSEQGRVSHGCYISQGLSDQGASAADWAAVVSGAVGGKAGGKGPTSIGNGTNADKVEEAISLAADYLNKFKL, encoded by the exons ATGACTTCTCTCGGCTCGGAGTGGACTGCTCAGCGAGTCCGAGATACCTTTTTGGATTACTTCAAACAAAATGGCCACACATTTG TGCCTTCCTCCCCAGTCGCTCCTCTGTCGGATCCGACTCTGCTTTTCACCAATGCGGGAATGAACCAGTTCAAGTCCATCTTCCTGGGCACCGTTGACGCCTCGTCGGACTTTGGAAAGATGAAGCGCGCAACGAACTCGCAAAAG TGCCTTCGTGCCGGTGGGAAACATAAT GATCTGGATGATGTTGGCAAGGATAGCTATCACCAT ACCTTTTTTGAGATGCTCGGTAACTGGAGTTTTGGCGACTACTTCAAGAAAGAGGCTATCACTTATTCGTGGACCCTGTTGACGGAAGTCTACGGGCTAGATCCCGATCGCCTTTACGTTACTTACTTTGAGGGTAATGAAGCCGGTGGATTGGAACCGGATCTGGAAGCTAAAGAACTATGGAAATCGGTGGGCGTGCCTGAATCTCACATTCTTCCTGGAAATATGAAAGACAATTTCTGGGAAATGGGCGACCAAGGCCCATGTGGACCTTGCAGTGAAGTGCACTATGATCGGATTGGTGGGCGCAACGCTGCTCACCTCGTCAATGAAGACGACCCCAATGTGCTGGAAATCTGGAACAACGTCTTCATTCAATATAACCGCGAGGCGGATAGCTCCTTGAGATCCCTTCCCAACAAACACGTCGACACCGGAATGGGCTTCGAGAGACTGGTGTCAATTCTTCAGGACAAACCTTCCAACTACGATACCGATGTCTTCACTCCCATCTTTCAGGCTATCCAGAATACCACCGGGGCCCGGGAATACCGTGGCCACTTCGGGGCCGATGATAGTGATGGAATTGACACGGCCTACCGTGTTGTTGCAGACCACGTGCGGACTTTGATGTTTGCTATCTCGGATGGTGTCATTCCCAATAACGAGGGTCGTGGCTATGTGATTCGCCGTGTCCTACGCCGAGGAGCTCGGTATGCCCGGAAATATTTCCAGGTCGAGATCGGGAATTTCTTCGCAAAGCTAGTGCCCACTGTTGTTGATCAATTGGGTGAAATGTTCCCTGAACTCAAGCGCAAGCAGCAAGATGTGATCGAAATCTTGGACGAGGAAGAGTTGTCATTTGCCAAGACCTTGGATAGAGGTGAGCGGCAATTTGAACAATACGCCCAACAGGCCAAAATCAAAGACACCGATATGCTCCATGGTGCCGATGTTTGGAGACTGTACGACACCTTTGGCTTCCCTGTTGACCTAACTCGAATCATGGCCGAGGAACGTGGCCTCCGTATTGATGATGTCGAGTTTGAAGAGGCTCGCTTGAAAGCGAAGGAAGCCAGCAAGGGTCAAAAGAAGGCTGCTGAGAACACAGTCAAGCTTGATGTTCATGATCTAGGCAAGCTGGAGAAAATGAACGACGTACAAAAAACGGATGATTCGCCTAAATTTGGCCGAGGTAACATCACTTCTCATGTCAAGGCTATCTACCATGGGAAAACTTTCCACAATAGCACTGACGATGTTCCCGATGGGGCACAGCTTGGTGTCATTCTTGACTGTACGAACTTCTATGCCGAACAGGGTGGTCAGGAAAATGACACAGGCAAAATCATCATTGACGGACAAGCGGAGCTTGAAGTTGGCGATGTGCAATCCTACGCGGGATACGTTCTGCACACCGGCTTCATGAAATACGGATCATTTGCTGTCGGAGACTCTGTCATTTGCGAGTATGATGAGCTCCGGCGCTGGCCCATCCGGAATAACCATACCGGAACCCATATTTTGAACTTTGCTCTGAAGGAAATCCTAGGCGATGGTGTTGATCAGAAGGGTTCCCTGGTTTCCGCCGAGAAGCTTCGATTTGACTTCTCCCACAAAAGCGCAATCTCTGACGCTGAGCTCGAGAAGATCGAAACTAAGGCGACTGATTATATCCGACAGAACTGTGCTGTCTATTCCCAAGAACTTCCGCTTGCCACTGCCCAGCAAATTTCCGGTGTTAGGGCTGTATTTGGCGAGACCTACCCCGATCCTGTTCGTGTTGTCTCTGTCGGTGTGGAATTGGAGGAAATCCTACAAAATGTCAAAGATCCCCGTTGGCAGGAAGTCAGCATTGAGTTCTGCGGTGGAACTCATGTGCAGAAGACAGGCGACATCAAGGATTTGGTCATTCTGGAGGAGAATGGTATTGCCAAGGGAATTCGCCGAATCATTGCCGTCACTGGAGAGGAGGCACATGAGGTGCAGAGAGCAGCTGAGGAATTTGGACACCGCCTTGATCGCCTGAATGCATTGCCTTTGGGTCCCGAAAAAGAGCAGGAGGCTAAACAAGTTCAGGTGGATCTCAACCAGCTTGCAATCTCCGCCGTCCAAAAGGCCAAGTTCCGCGAACGTTTTGCCAAGATCAATAAGCAGGTTCTCGATGGCCAAAAGGCCCAACAAAAACTTGAGTCGAAGAAAGCAGTTGATACCATCACCTCCTACTTCGATGCTCCTGAGAATCAGGATAAGTCGTGGCTTGTGGTCCAGCTCCCGATTTCTGCCAATGCCAAGGCTGTCAGCGAATCTCTCAACCATGTCAAATCAAAGATGCAGGGTAAGAGTGTCTATCTCTTGGCGGCTGACTCTGAACAAGGTCGGGTTTCACACGGATGTTATATCTCTCAG GGACTGAGTGATCAAGGTGCTTCGGCAGCCGACTGGGCAGCCGTCGTCTCTGGTGCCGTGGGAGGAAAGGCAGGAGGAAAGGGACCTACTTCCATTGGTAACGGTACCAACGCTGACAAGGTCGAGGAGGCTATCTCACTGGCTGCGGATTATCTGAACAAGTTCAAGCTCTAG
- a CDS encoding putative endoplasmic reticulum membrane protein → MRWVSAFFALALTGALQANALDATIFTFSPKITSPLTASAQQQTLSEDEARLVLELRLKSSVATVLGMVDADTVNHLNQFAQDDLALFGGATGGAAPKKSILILEGIDQEVALVMQKAQPTHIYIPQISSPFVGVDLVESFVESSPTAKGHRGQICTYFNDASRAASSTSQSPKECLSRDPMFADGSDLLFRDSLTLVDSVEFWLCKDYNDSAVKLSFKNASGNSLLRNKLLERLLLHLAQISSTNNREITTVVLPPGVKPERISRRGAMQSSTPVTQQNTFRRSTQNFALRSTLAPVCHASNSSCAESTNDCSGHGSCYLKYGSGVEGTTGNCYACQCKQSFVQNSDGTTITVQWGGSACQKTDISSPFFLVAGVSLFAIALAGCAIGMLFSMGSQELPSVISAGVGGPKSQI, encoded by the exons ATGCGCTGGGTGTCTGCCTTCTTTGCCCTGGCATTAACAGGTGCCTTGCAAGCAAATGCACTGGATGCCACAATCTTCACGTTCTCTCCCAAGATTACAAGCCCTTTAACGGCTAGTGCCCAACAACAAACACTATCAGAAGATGAGGCCCGGCTTGTGTTAGAGCTTCGCCTGAAGTCCTCTGTAGCAACGGTCCTCGGAATGGTGGATGCAGACACCGTAAACCACCTGAACCAGTTTGCTCAAGATGATCTCGCGCTCTTTGGGGGAGCTACTGGGGGGGCTGCTCCTAAGAAAAGTATCTTAATTCTGGAAGGGATCGACCAGGAAGTTG CTCTAGTCATGCAAAAAGCTCAACCAACCCATATTTATATTCCTCAAATTTCATCGCCCTTTGTTGGAGTTGATCTCGTGGAATCGTTTGTCGAAAGCAGCCCCACTGCGAAAGGGCACCGTGGACAAATCTGCACTTACTTCAACGATGCTAGCAGGGCTGCTTCATCGACATCCCAG AGTCCTAAGGAATGCCTATCCAGGGACCCTATGTTTGCTGATGGGTCTGATTTGCTTTTCCGTGATTCCCTTACACTAGTTGATTCAGTGGAATTTTGGCTTTGCAAGGATTACAATGATTCGGCTGTGAAGTTGTCCTTCAAG AATGCATCTGGGAATTCTCTTCTTAGAAACAAGCTCCTGGAGAGATTGCTTCTTCACCTAGCTCAAATATCGTCGACCAACAATCGGGAAATCACGACTGTCGTTCTACCCCCTGGTGTCAAGCCAGAAAGAATCAGCCGCCGAGGCGCGATGCAGTCATCAACACCAGTCACTCAGCAGAATACCTTCCGAAGGTCGACGCAGAATTTTGCGCTGCGGTCAACTCTAGCGCCTGTCTGTCATGCTTCAAACTCATCGTGTGCTGAATCTACCAATGACTGCTCCGGACACGGTTCCTGCTATCTGAAATATGGCTCGGGTGTTGAGGGAACTACAGGAAACTGCTATGCATGCCAATGCAAACAAAGTTTTGTTCAAAATAGCGACGGTACCACCATAACAGTTCAGTGGGGTGGATCGGCTTGCCAGAAAACAGACATCAGCTCACCTTTCTTCCTCGTTGCAGGCGTTAGTCTGTTTGCCATCGCTCTGGCTGGCTGTGCGATTGGGATGCTTTTCAGTATGGGCTCACAGGAGCTGCCCAGTGTCATCAGTGCTGGTGTAGGAGGTCCGAAGTCTCAAATCTGA
- a CDS encoding Zinc finger, RING-type: MPSTPTSAFSSAATTTASGGGEGSGSNNATSSPLLFFVALGFGVVFTNLWIIVGVKYCFRHSQRNRQLRSERVGEPIDLVTMPRPHRRRREKRLMTMDEVNGRFPLAKYKVWRSTRANQGLSTEGGIKAPNSRPQSLKDEGDTVTTAAKPLATKGHVRVDSHGTSQTPIQELPDEFLVPNLEKVPAVSGMPSTEQSIGADTQKEKLQHSLANENTNLDLEDHDGDAYILNAVPADLLPNPGDSCAICLDIIEDDEDIRGLACGHAFHASCVDPWLTSRRACCPLCKADYYVPKPRAQSESQPATDREGRRTASTRPDAIIRPSRVAWNGGRINEFRVQMGLPSRRSQSTSPQERDMSPTREQHARSRQDQPWDSVYAPSQSAWSRLIPTRLRQFSFHFHSPRRPQPAVGTLPVGPLPSEGRTPRQVEAGTT; the protein is encoded by the exons ATGCCTTCAACGCCAACATCAGCCTTTAGCAGTGCTGCCACCACTACGGCTAGTGGCGGCGGAGAGGGTTCAGGTTCAAATAATGCTACAAGTTCACCTTTACTGTTCTTCGTCGCTCTTGGGTTTGGTGTTGTGTTCACAAATCTATG GATCATCGTTGGAGTCAAATATTGCTTTCGACATAGCCAAAGAAACCGTCAGCTCCGCAGTGAGCGAGTAGGAGAGCCCATAGACTTGGTCACTATGCCACGGCCTCATCGCAGGAGAAGGGAGAAAAGGCTAATGACGATGGATGAAGTCAATGGACGGTTCCCACTTGCCAAGTACAAAGTATGGAGATCAACTCGCGCCAACCAGGGTCTTTCAACTGAAGGGGGTATCAAAGCTCCGAATAGCAGACCACAGAGCCTAAAAGACGAAGGTGATACCGTGACAACAGCGGCAAAACCACTAGCCACCAAGGGTCATGTACGGGTGGATTCCCATGGTACATCACAAACCCCTATCCAAGAGCTGCCGGATGAATTTCTGGTGCCGAATTTGGAAAAGGTCCCTGCAGTATCCGGGATGCCTTCTACTGAGCAATCCATCGGTGCAGATACCCAGAAAGAGAAATTGCAGCATTCATTGGCCAATGAGAACACGAACCTTGATCTTGAGGACCATGATGGTGATGCCTACATTCTTAATGCTGTTCCTGCTGATCTTTTGCCCAATCCTGGAGATTCCTGCGCGATTTGCCTAGACATCATtgaggacgatgaggataTTCGAGGACTTGCTTGTGGACATGCTTTCCATGCCTCATGTGTGGACCCCTGGCTGACTAGCAGAAGGGCATGTTGCCCTCTATGCAAGGCCGATTACTATGTTCCGAAACCCCGTGCACAGAGCGAATCACAGCCTGCCACAGATCGCGAGGGTCGCCGTACAGCCTCGACCCGCCCAGATGCAATCATCAGACCTTCTCGAGTTGCGTGGAATGGTGGCAGGATAAATGAATTCCGGGTCCAGATGGGCTTACCTAGCCGAAGATCTCAATCGACATCTCCACAGGAAAGAGACATGTCTCCAACCCGAGAACAGCATGCACGGAGTCGGCAAGATCAGCCTTGGGACTCAGTCTATGCCCCGAGTCAATCTGCCTGGTCTCGACTGATTCCCACTCGGCTCCGGCAGttttctttccattttcaTTCGCCAAGAAGACCGCAACCTGCAGTTGGGACATTGCCTGTGGGTCCGCTGCCTTCGGAAGGACGCACACCTCGTCAAGTCGAAGCTGGTACCACATGA
- a CDS encoding Bromodomain, whose product MASKRRAAAAASPDMKFRRTKRRKVSDDDLMITEESSRASSHLDSEPPEKADQTPESQAESESDFEGHNLQTAQDKIMSELTRLKDSDGHQVSYPFIGKPDRNLYRDYYEIIQHPVSLRSIQKRVRGTDSRKNLSKTTAYPTWQSFEEEVSYVWRNAREYNEDDSDISILAGVLEDHFHRRVAKAKKLVPNPLESSDTLSKNDGHPSDVTLKNESQGHTKYFPEAGLAGQEISRSPRNWSLREQLGSPRSSTSTTTSGSEQHQNSFMGVQGLLSSMKNTTTMAVSASQKSSNTSSDASLDVSQHSSSGSGHAPCQPHFGSSPMDSLLRQSGQDPRMALIRNVRILTHASLSLQPDFCLDIPPSSLVSQQNITVHLPPSHNVVTVRPRLVASTSQRQVKIVTLMGPATGVPKSDPPGSDVDYERVTLFFNLLR is encoded by the exons ATGGCCTCAAAACGACGGGCAGCTGCCGCAGCCTCTCCAGATATGAAGTTTCGTAGAACGAAACGCCGAAAGGTTTCC GACGATGATCTCATGATCACCGAAGAGTCCAGTCGTGCATCGTCGCATCTGGACTCGGAGCCACCAGAGAAAGCAGATCAAACCCCGGAGTCGCAGGCCGAGTCCGAGTCAGATTTTGAAGGCCATAACCTTCAGACTGCACAGGACAAGATTATGTCCGAGTTGACCCGGCTCAAGGATTCTGA TGGCCACCAGGTTTCTTACCCGTTCATTGGGAAACCGGACCGGAATCTGTACCGGGATTACTATGAAATCATTCAACATCCTGTGTCCTTGCGAAGCATCCAAAAGAGAGTTCGCGGTACCGACAGCAGGAAGAATTTATCCAAAACCACCGCATATCCAACTTGGCAGTCCTTTGAAGAGGAGGTCAGCTATGTATGGCGCAATGCCAGAGAGTATAACGAAGACGACAGTGATATATCCATTCTTGCGGGAGTTTTGGAG GATCACTTCCACCGCCGGGTTGCGAAAGCTAAAAAGCTTGTTCCGAATCCCCTTGAG AGCTCCGATACACTATCCAAAAACGATGGACACCCGTCAGATGTCACGTTGAAGAACGAATCCCAAGGCCATACGAAATATTTTCCCGAAGCTGGATTAGCAGGCCAAGAAATCAGTAGATCTCCTCGAAATTGGTCTCTAAGAGAGCAACTTGGCAGTCCCAGGTCAAGCACCTCAACGACAACATCTGGCTCAGAACAACACCAAAATAGTTTCATGGGTGTGCAAGGCTTACTGAGCTCGATGAAAAACACAACCACCATGGCAGTTTCCGCTTCACAAAAATCCTCCAATACATCTTCTGATGCCTCTTTGGATGTCTCTCAGCACTCATCTTCGGGTTCAG GCCATGCTCCTTGCCAGCCGCATTTCGGCTCGTCGCCCATGGATTCGCTTCTAAGGCAATCGGGCCAAG ATCCAAGGATGGCATTGATTCGTAATGTTCGGATTCTTACCCATGCGTCGTTGTCGTTGCAACCGGACTTCTGCCTGGATATCCCACCTTCGTCGCTTGTTTCACAGCAGAATATCACAGtccatcttcctccttcaCATAATGTAGTGACGGTCAGGCCTCGTTTAGTTGCTAGTACTTCCCAGCGACAGGTTAAAATTGTTACACTCATGG GGCCAGCCACGGGAGTCCCGAAATCTGACCCCCCTGGGTCAGATGTCGATTATGAACGTGTCACTCTATTCTTTAATCTGCTACGTTAA